The Caulobacter sp. FWC26 genome contains a region encoding:
- a CDS encoding bifunctional DedA family/phosphatase PAP2 family protein: MSDGLDLIAGVIRRHIAWAPVFAFVIAFLESLPFVGLFVPGTSLLLGLGAAAAMHGAPLWEILAAAALGATLGAWISYETGRAQCGRLNQNAFLLARPKILAAGQALFQRHGAASVAIGRFLPVLRPMVPMIAGAFGLQARRFHLVNIASVLLWSPAFILPGAAAGLTARSVGGGAAIILILAMVALVAAIFLLRRLTRLVDRLAAHAGALASRALARAPGAPVWRARLARLVLGPEHALARWRSAGVCACILLIVYVLNLGADVVSQRPIVRADVAIANLLYGLRTPWLDALMMMASALGDGGQRTAATVLATLYLLYQRRWRWALALALVMTGAALATPAFKTVFHVARPSTLYSGAEAYSFPSGHATSAAAFYLSLAWMASRAFERRWRPLIWLPALAAILLTAVSRVYLGAHWPSDVIAGMALGGALASLAIAFAASDAKPSADMPPWQDGVAFVTALSLVAGSLGPRAYNKAEALYAPYLQLGPAPRGAANLTGAAIPARRIDLLGQPEEPFVALWRAQPGALEARLRARGWRTAPRWSWRGGLAALDGRADLHRLPPPNVLHEGRPAMLTLVAPGASADDRRILRLWPSGRRSDVYVGSLTRETAVRPLRIVTLLREDDATALDDPLLSSIAPFEVAKPR, translated from the coding sequence GTGAGCGACGGGCTCGACCTCATCGCGGGCGTCATCCGGCGCCACATCGCTTGGGCGCCGGTCTTCGCCTTCGTCATCGCGTTCCTGGAAAGTTTGCCGTTCGTAGGGCTGTTCGTCCCCGGCACCTCTCTGCTGCTAGGCCTGGGCGCGGCTGCGGCGATGCACGGCGCCCCACTGTGGGAGATCCTGGCCGCCGCCGCCCTCGGCGCGACGCTGGGAGCGTGGATCTCCTACGAGACCGGGCGTGCCCAATGCGGCCGCCTCAACCAAAACGCCTTCCTGCTGGCTCGACCCAAAATCCTGGCGGCGGGTCAAGCGCTCTTTCAACGCCACGGGGCCGCTAGCGTCGCCATAGGACGTTTCTTACCCGTCCTGCGCCCCATGGTTCCGATGATCGCGGGCGCGTTCGGGCTGCAAGCTAGGCGTTTCCACCTCGTCAACATCGCCTCGGTCCTGCTGTGGTCGCCGGCCTTCATCTTGCCTGGCGCGGCGGCCGGCCTGACCGCCCGTTCGGTCGGCGGCGGCGCGGCGATCATCCTTATCCTGGCGATGGTGGCCCTGGTCGCCGCGATCTTCCTTTTGCGTCGCCTGACGCGGCTCGTCGATCGCCTGGCCGCTCATGCTGGCGCGCTGGCCTCCCGCGCGCTCGCCCGCGCCCCTGGCGCGCCGGTTTGGCGAGCGAGGCTGGCGCGCCTGGTCCTCGGGCCGGAGCATGCTTTGGCCCGCTGGCGCTCGGCTGGGGTTTGCGCCTGCATCCTGCTGATCGTTTACGTTTTGAACTTGGGCGCTGACGTTGTCAGCCAGCGCCCGATCGTCCGGGCTGACGTCGCCATCGCCAATCTGCTCTACGGCCTGCGCACCCCATGGCTGGACGCCCTGATGATGATGGCCTCGGCGCTAGGCGACGGCGGCCAGCGCACCGCCGCGACGGTCTTGGCGACGCTCTACCTCCTCTACCAACGCCGCTGGCGCTGGGCGCTCGCGCTGGCGCTGGTCATGACCGGCGCGGCCCTCGCCACGCCCGCCTTCAAGACCGTTTTCCATGTGGCGCGCCCCTCGACGCTCTATTCAGGCGCGGAAGCCTATAGCTTTCCGAGCGGCCATGCCACTTCGGCCGCCGCCTTCTATCTGAGCCTGGCGTGGATGGCGTCCCGCGCCTTCGAACGACGCTGGCGCCCACTCATCTGGCTGCCGGCGCTCGCCGCGATCCTACTGACGGCCGTCTCAAGGGTCTATCTCGGCGCTCATTGGCCCTCGGACGTGATCGCCGGCATGGCGCTCGGTGGCGCGCTGGCGAGCCTGGCCATTGCCTTCGCGGCCAGCGACGCCAAGCCCTCGGCGGACATGCCGCCTTGGCAGGATGGCGTGGCGTTCGTAACCGCGCTGTCCCTGGTCGCCGGCTCTCTTGGACCTCGAGCTTACAACAAGGCCGAGGCTCTCTACGCCCCCTATCTACAATTGGGGCCGGCGCCGCGAGGCGCAGCCAATCTGACCGGCGCGGCGATCCCCGCCCGCCGCATCGACCTTCTAGGCCAGCCCGAAGAGCCTTTCGTGGCGCTTTGGCGGGCCCAGCCCGGCGCGCTGGAGGCGCGACTTCGAGCGAGGGGGTGGCGCACCGCTCCCCGCTGGTCCTGGCGGGGCGGCCTGGCCGCCCTCGACGGCCGCGCCGATCTGCATCGCCTGCCACCGCCCAACGTCTTGCACGAAGGCCGTCCGGCCATGCTGACGCTCGTCGCCCCAGGCGCGTCGGCGGATGACCGACGCATCCTGCGGCTCTGGCCGTCAGGCCGTCGTTCGGACGTCTATGTCGGCTCGCTCACACGCGAAACCGCCGTCCGTCCGCTACGCATCGTCACCCTGCTACGCGAAGATGACGCCACCGCCCTCGACGATCCGCTGCTCTCGAGCATCGCCCCATTCGAGGTCGCCAAACCCCGATAG
- a CDS encoding DNA repair exonuclease: MIRFIHTADWQLGKPFGRMPDDVRTVLQEARLDVIDAISKLAADKGADDVLVAGDVFDAPEPGERVVRQALARMQRAQCRWWLLPGNHDYARAEGLWARLSRDAPANVRVLAEALPVTLSERAVILPAPLLYRRTPDDPTAVFESMTTPAGVHRIGLAHGPIQSFSSTAAMNLILADRAQRSGLDYLALGDWHGFTQIGERTAYSGTPEADDFDRPVTGGAVLVEIAAPGAVPALSHHPLGRFTWRNEAWPIDGVSGLEAKLRRLRAEADLSRLVLRLKVSGIVSLADRVTMRERLESELGLETRWLDLDLQDLFAKPTADDLGDIDAHGVLRVAAERLLAMAKGSGPEAQLAGAALERLFVENLRAARTVEADA, from the coding sequence ATGATCCGGTTCATCCACACCGCCGACTGGCAGCTGGGCAAGCCCTTCGGGCGCATGCCGGATGACGTGCGAACCGTCCTGCAAGAGGCCCGTCTCGACGTCATTGACGCCATCTCCAAACTCGCCGCCGACAAGGGCGCCGATGATGTCTTGGTCGCCGGCGACGTCTTCGACGCACCCGAACCTGGCGAGAGGGTTGTCCGACAAGCCCTCGCCCGGATGCAACGCGCGCAGTGTCGTTGGTGGCTCTTACCAGGCAATCACGACTACGCCCGTGCCGAGGGGCTATGGGCGAGGTTGTCTCGTGACGCTCCCGCCAATGTCAGAGTCCTGGCCGAAGCCCTACCCGTCACCCTGAGTGAGCGCGCGGTCATCTTGCCGGCGCCACTGCTCTATCGGCGCACACCCGACGATCCCACGGCTGTTTTTGAAAGTATGACCACGCCCGCCGGCGTGCACCGGATCGGCCTGGCGCATGGGCCCATCCAGTCGTTCTCCAGCACCGCGGCGATGAACCTGATCCTTGCAGATCGCGCCCAGCGTTCGGGTCTGGACTATCTGGCCTTGGGCGACTGGCACGGCTTTACCCAAATCGGCGAGCGCACGGCCTATAGCGGCACGCCGGAGGCCGACGACTTCGATCGCCCGGTAACCGGCGGAGCGGTGCTGGTGGAGATCGCCGCACCCGGTGCCGTCCCAGCGCTCTCTCATCATCCGTTGGGCCGCTTCACCTGGCGAAACGAGGCCTGGCCAATCGATGGGGTTTCAGGGCTGGAAGCCAAGCTGCGCCGCCTGCGCGCGGAAGCTGACCTATCGCGCCTCGTGCTGCGGCTGAAGGTCTCGGGCATCGTCAGCTTGGCCGATCGGGTCACGATGCGCGAACGGCTGGAGTCGGAGCTCGGCCTGGAGACCCGTTGGCTTGATCTCGACTTGCAGGATCTTTTTGCAAAGCCAACGGCAGACGACCTTGGCGATATCGATGCCCACGGCGTCCTGCGAGTCGCCGCCGAACGCTTGCTGGCTATGGCCAAGGGTTCCGGCCCCGAGGCGCAGCTGGCGGGCGCGGCGCTAGAGCGCCTGTTCGTCGAGAACCTGCGAGCCGCGCGCACCGTTGAGGCCGACGCATGA
- a CDS encoding ATP-binding protein: MIDLGDPIGCVTDSSPSLVRIEVSNAEAFDRHKAKLGVGQYLLIASGNDLYLLATITAVRASHIDRARPDSGDAGTGEADSVSFRFQIDTQPIGTLSEDTDFTRGTPALPVPTEYAYVTPPEVLSAIFSKQIKSPFLLGTLSVAPDVKFEVDGDRFFSKHVAVVGSTGSGKSCAVAKILQTVVGIEVKTNANKATQKNAHIVIFDIHAEYAAAFRLAETENFTLNLLDVDTLKLPYWLMNAQELEEMFIESHEINSHNQVSQFRHAVVRNKCRHNTGLDNISFDTPVYFSIDEVVTYLENMNVEVIGKLSGEGKPKLADETLVADRDSCYFDKLQSFVVASTAAATKASNGPFHGEFDRLILRLRTRLADPRLRFLFYPVKDGGIPLETGDFADVVRQFIGYLTRSNVSIVDLSGIPFEVLSIVISLISRMIFDFGFHYSKTRHVGGNVSDVPIMVVCEEAHNYVPRSGGAQYDASRKSIERIAKEGRKYGVTLMVVSQRPSEVSETIFSQCSNFISLRLTNAVDQSYIKSLLPDLSAGIGDLLPNLGQGEFLTVGDAPLMPTVGRFALPVPEPHSRSVNYLQEWKADWREVNFDDVIERWRGKVVAATA; the protein is encoded by the coding sequence ATGATTGATCTTGGTGATCCGATCGGCTGCGTCACTGATAGCTCGCCTTCGCTGGTGCGGATCGAAGTCAGCAACGCCGAGGCTTTCGACAGGCACAAGGCGAAGCTCGGCGTTGGGCAATATCTGCTTATCGCGTCGGGCAACGATCTCTATCTGCTTGCGACCATCACGGCGGTCCGTGCCTCACACATCGATCGCGCGAGACCCGACAGCGGTGACGCTGGCACCGGCGAGGCGGACTCGGTCTCATTCCGCTTCCAAATCGACACCCAGCCGATCGGCACGCTCTCAGAGGACACCGACTTCACGCGCGGCACGCCCGCGCTCCCAGTGCCCACTGAATACGCCTATGTCACCCCACCCGAGGTGCTAAGCGCTATCTTCTCGAAGCAGATCAAGTCGCCCTTCTTGCTCGGGACGTTGAGCGTCGCGCCCGACGTCAAGTTCGAGGTCGATGGCGACCGCTTTTTCAGCAAGCATGTCGCGGTAGTGGGCTCAACCGGTTCGGGCAAGTCCTGCGCGGTCGCCAAGATCCTGCAGACCGTGGTTGGCATCGAGGTTAAGACTAATGCCAACAAGGCCACGCAGAAGAACGCGCACATCGTGATTTTCGATATTCACGCCGAATATGCGGCGGCCTTTCGGCTGGCCGAGACCGAAAATTTCACGCTCAACCTGCTCGACGTCGATACGTTGAAACTACCCTATTGGCTGATGAACGCCCAAGAACTCGAGGAAATGTTCATCGAGAGCCACGAGATCAATTCGCACAACCAGGTCTCGCAGTTCCGCCATGCTGTCGTGCGCAACAAGTGCCGACACAATACGGGCCTCGACAACATCTCATTCGACACGCCGGTCTATTTCTCGATCGACGAAGTGGTGACCTATCTTGAGAATATGAATGTCGAAGTGATCGGAAAGCTCAGCGGCGAGGGGAAGCCCAAGCTCGCCGACGAGACCTTGGTCGCGGATCGGGACAGCTGCTATTTCGACAAGCTGCAATCGTTCGTGGTTGCGTCGACCGCCGCCGCGACCAAGGCGAGTAATGGGCCCTTTCACGGCGAGTTCGATCGGCTGATTCTTCGCCTGCGCACCCGGCTCGCTGATCCGCGCCTGCGATTCCTCTTTTATCCGGTGAAAGACGGCGGGATACCGCTCGAGACCGGTGACTTCGCCGATGTCGTCCGGCAGTTCATCGGGTATCTCACCAGATCCAATGTCTCGATCGTCGACCTGAGTGGCATTCCGTTCGAGGTGCTGAGCATCGTCATCAGCCTGATCTCGCGGATGATCTTCGACTTCGGCTTCCATTATTCGAAAACTCGCCACGTTGGCGGCAATGTCAGCGACGTGCCTATCATGGTGGTGTGCGAGGAAGCACACAATTACGTGCCCCGGTCTGGTGGCGCGCAATATGATGCCTCGCGCAAGTCGATCGAACGGATCGCCAAGGAAGGGCGCAAATATGGCGTGACGTTGATGGTCGTGAGCCAGCGCCCGTCCGAGGTCTCTGAGACCATCTTCTCGCAATGCTCGAATTTCATCTCCCTCAGGCTCACCAACGCGGTCGACCAGAGTTACATCAAGTCGCTGCTTCCCGATCTGTCCGCCGGGATTGGCGACCTGCTTCCCAACCTCGGTCAGGGCGAATTCCTCACCGTGGGCGACGCGCCGCTGATGCCGACCGTTGGCCGTTTCGCGCTCCCAGTGCCGGAGCCGCATTCGCGCAGCGTCAATTATCTCCAAGAATGGAAAGCCGACTGGCGCGAGGTCAATTTCGATGACGTGATTGAGCGCTGGCGCGGCAAGGTAGTCGCCGCAACCGCTTGA
- a CDS encoding outer membrane beta-barrel family protein, with protein MRVLLGQSGLAVVFAAQPVLAQVPTPPAPANKIDGVVISAPSQAGVQTRIDRRSYSLSDDLQAKAGSIGDALGNLPSVEVDPEGKLSLRGDPNVTILVDGKPSGLFKGAGRAAALQQLPADRYARVEIITNPSAAFDANGSGGVINLISKKAKGAGITGALQANVGDQGLANGAGNLGYNSGKLSLNGDLSVRRNILKKRTREHRELSGDVESDGVYQGRTSAYFGNLHLSAEYEAGERTQLSADAHHLRLDWVTHEADAFDIRSPGRETSSTRVGRKTYRVYDDEVETQLVRKFAGEDHDLTLDLDHSATINKDRQPYAYLGGAPASGAYQARDFDQHQTLTRLSADYRKPLPKDTKLTAGVQVEDDGYLYENSGARGGDAATARPDPSLTNRFHYGQVVSAAYATLERPFGKLTALMGLRVESARIKTEQLTLGGTHRDTDTRAFPSLHLSYALDDHRQLKGSYTQRIERPDPDDLNPFPNTAGALTVTAGNPALKPEETRGIETSYEYRDGPAYRLATVFYRDIRDTVTDIVTPLEGGTLLSTRQNLGLKRNVGLELSAGGRLTSKLTYTASTTATYSEIEAEGLTGAKTRSALLVGGKGSLNCQITPADLFQLNAQLHAKRLTPQGYAPAYSTLNLGFRHKIDERLSLVATARDVLNSSQAREYVTQPGLRQSVEYDSNSRRFTLGLSYAFGGKLKKPSNFDYGG; from the coding sequence ATGAGAGTTTTGCTTGGCCAGTCGGGCCTCGCCGTTGTTTTTGCCGCCCAGCCCGTTCTAGCCCAAGTCCCCACGCCGCCTGCGCCGGCCAACAAGATCGACGGAGTCGTCATCTCCGCGCCCTCGCAAGCGGGTGTGCAGACCCGGATCGATCGTCGGAGCTACAGCCTTTCCGACGACCTGCAGGCCAAGGCGGGTTCGATTGGCGATGCGCTGGGCAATCTGCCGTCGGTCGAGGTCGATCCTGAGGGGAAGCTCTCGCTGCGCGGCGACCCCAACGTCACCATCCTGGTCGATGGCAAGCCCTCGGGCCTGTTCAAGGGCGCGGGTCGCGCCGCCGCCCTGCAACAGCTGCCCGCCGACCGGTACGCGCGGGTGGAGATCATCACCAACCCATCGGCCGCCTTCGACGCCAACGGCTCGGGCGGGGTCATCAACCTGATCAGTAAGAAGGCCAAGGGCGCGGGGATCACCGGCGCGCTGCAGGCCAATGTCGGCGACCAGGGTCTGGCGAACGGCGCTGGGAACCTGGGCTACAATTCCGGCAAGCTGTCGCTGAACGGTGACCTTTCCGTCCGGCGAAACATTCTCAAGAAAAGGACTCGCGAGCACCGCGAACTGTCTGGCGATGTCGAGAGCGACGGCGTCTACCAGGGGCGTACATCCGCCTATTTCGGCAACCTCCATCTGTCGGCCGAATACGAGGCCGGCGAGCGCACCCAGCTTTCCGCCGACGCCCACCACCTTCGGCTCGACTGGGTCACCCATGAGGCAGACGCCTTCGATATCCGCTCCCCGGGGCGCGAGACCTCGTCCACCCGCGTCGGCCGCAAGACCTATCGGGTCTATGACGACGAGGTCGAGACTCAGCTGGTGCGCAAGTTCGCCGGCGAGGATCACGACCTGACGCTGGACCTTGATCACAGCGCGACAATCAACAAGGACCGTCAGCCCTACGCCTACCTAGGCGGCGCACCGGCATCGGGCGCATATCAGGCCAGAGACTTCGACCAGCACCAGACCCTGACACGGCTTTCCGCCGACTACCGCAAACCCTTGCCGAAGGACACCAAGTTGACGGCTGGCGTCCAGGTCGAGGACGACGGCTATCTCTATGAGAACAGCGGCGCGCGCGGAGGCGACGCGGCGACGGCCCGACCGGACCCCAGCCTGACGAACCGTTTCCACTACGGCCAGGTGGTCTCGGCGGCCTATGCGACGCTGGAGCGGCCGTTCGGCAAGCTGACCGCGCTGATGGGACTGCGCGTCGAGAGCGCGCGCATCAAGACCGAGCAGCTGACTTTGGGCGGAACGCATCGCGACACCGACACTCGCGCCTTTCCGTCACTGCACCTCAGCTACGCCCTCGACGATCACCGCCAGCTGAAGGGGTCTTACACGCAACGCATCGAGCGGCCCGATCCCGATGATCTGAACCCTTTCCCCAACACCGCCGGCGCGCTGACGGTCACGGCCGGCAACCCGGCCCTGAAACCGGAGGAAACCCGTGGCATCGAGACTTCATACGAGTATCGCGACGGCCCGGCCTATCGCCTGGCGACAGTGTTCTACCGGGACATCCGCGACACGGTCACCGACATTGTCACGCCGTTGGAAGGCGGGACCTTGCTGTCGACCAGGCAGAACCTGGGCCTTAAGCGGAACGTCGGTCTGGAGCTGTCGGCGGGGGGACGACTGACCTCGAAGCTGACTTATACAGCCAGCACGACGGCGACCTATTCCGAGATCGAAGCCGAGGGCTTGACCGGCGCGAAGACCCGTTCGGCGCTGTTGGTAGGCGGCAAGGGTTCGCTGAACTGCCAGATCACCCCCGCCGATCTCTTCCAGCTGAATGCCCAGCTCCACGCAAAGCGCCTGACGCCGCAAGGCTATGCCCCGGCCTACAGCACGCTGAACCTGGGCTTTCGCCACAAGATCGACGAGCGCCTGTCGCTGGTCGCCACCGCGCGCGATGTGCTCAACAGCAGCCAGGCACGCGAATACGTTACGCAGCCTGGCTTGAGGCAGAGCGTGGAGTACGACAGCAATTCGCGCCGATTCACGCTGGGGCTAAGCTACGCCTTCGGTGGCAAGCTTAAGAAGCCGTCCAACTTCGACTATGGCGGCTGA
- a CDS encoding ATP-binding protein produces the protein MLAAQQQLSLAQARRAEANAAMDHFGGVLDRLAAARAELDRTERFAEDPQQTEEVKAWTRDLEIARAAEGRRREAQARLGEAQSRRQQVEDRAQSRENLKAELAAATRNSAEAEASLAQFEPLLAAALKAEDDRAGDLKVARAELEGAERVAAEAVTAERAISRTRHLAAAFARLDAAEHLSLEIGALNQNIARAPVTDPILESLLALQAKVSQTQTALEAGAPTLEVKLEPGGVGKARLNGKTAVDGRHLIVEPAVLEIAQTGTFTLVPASALAAQADHRRAVEDLTEALARIELPSLDAARAAAETRRGLVERLNTLEIRLETYCMADEALNLAAGLEVLRGALSGAERPPTPVGPSVDLQAETEKAEQAVLRARMAERAAAEARDTAGEALKRCELQGQALSATSRGLKSRLEQLYSTLDALNAAQSDDALDIELRDARQAEARCSAEFGDAQAAALAFNIEDLERKLANAETRRRNLEAERVRLAGEIGGLSEAARSEGERGPAAELDAAREAEDGAANHLALITQQADVLSLLKTVLAEASREATHQYLGPVTQRVTPYIDRLLPGATLEMSDAMAAGSVSRLGRLEPAEDLSRGTQEQLAVLTRIAFADLLLEKGRPVSLVLDDALVYSDDGRLETMTDILSEVAERMQVIILTCRKRAFMHLEANRVSLIEVDLSARR, from the coding sequence TTGCTTGCGGCTCAGCAGCAGTTGAGCCTGGCGCAGGCCCGACGAGCCGAGGCCAACGCGGCCATGGACCATTTCGGCGGCGTACTCGATCGTCTCGCTGCGGCGCGCGCTGAGCTCGATCGCACCGAAAGGTTCGCCGAAGACCCGCAGCAAACCGAAGAGGTCAAGGCCTGGACGCGTGACCTTGAGATCGCCCGGGCGGCTGAAGGCCGGCGCCGGGAAGCCCAAGCGCGCTTGGGCGAGGCTCAGAGCCGTCGCCAACAGGTGGAAGACCGCGCCCAGAGTCGGGAGAATCTCAAAGCCGAGTTGGCGGCGGCGACGCGCAATAGCGCTGAGGCCGAAGCGTCATTGGCGCAATTTGAGCCCCTCCTCGCCGCTGCCCTCAAGGCCGAAGACGACAGGGCGGGCGATCTGAAAGTGGCCAGAGCCGAGCTGGAGGGAGCCGAGCGCGTCGCCGCCGAAGCGGTGACAGCTGAGCGCGCGATTTCGCGAACCAGGCATCTGGCGGCCGCCTTCGCGCGCCTGGACGCCGCGGAGCATTTGTCGCTGGAGATCGGAGCGCTGAACCAAAACATCGCCCGCGCACCAGTAACCGATCCCATCCTGGAGTCTCTGCTCGCGCTGCAGGCCAAAGTCTCCCAGACGCAAACTGCGCTTGAGGCGGGGGCGCCAACCCTTGAGGTGAAGCTCGAGCCCGGCGGCGTCGGCAAGGCGCGCCTCAACGGGAAGACGGCAGTCGATGGACGTCATCTCATCGTCGAACCCGCAGTTTTGGAGATCGCCCAAACCGGCACCTTCACGCTCGTGCCGGCTTCCGCGTTGGCCGCGCAGGCGGATCATCGCCGTGCGGTCGAGGATCTCACCGAGGCCTTGGCCAGGATCGAGTTACCCAGTCTGGACGCTGCGCGCGCCGCGGCCGAGACACGTCGCGGCCTGGTCGAGCGCCTCAACACGCTTGAAATTCGGCTGGAAACCTACTGCATGGCGGACGAGGCCCTGAACTTGGCGGCGGGACTGGAGGTATTGCGGGGTGCCCTCAGCGGCGCTGAGCGCCCGCCCACCCCTGTGGGTCCCAGCGTCGACCTCCAAGCCGAGACCGAAAAGGCTGAACAGGCTGTCTTGCGAGCTAGAATGGCCGAGCGCGCGGCGGCCGAGGCGCGGGACACGGCCGGTGAAGCGCTGAAGCGTTGCGAGCTTCAAGGCCAAGCCCTGAGCGCGACGAGCCGGGGCCTGAAATCACGCCTTGAGCAGCTCTACTCGACCCTCGACGCCCTGAACGCTGCCCAGTCCGACGACGCGCTCGACATCGAGCTTCGCGACGCACGCCAGGCCGAAGCGCGCTGTTCGGCCGAGTTCGGAGACGCGCAAGCCGCGGCGCTGGCCTTCAACATCGAAGATTTGGAGCGCAAACTTGCCAACGCCGAAACCCGCCGCCGAAACCTCGAGGCCGAGCGTGTTCGCTTGGCCGGTGAGATCGGCGGTCTCAGTGAGGCGGCACGGTCGGAGGGCGAGCGGGGGCCGGCCGCTGAACTTGATGCCGCCCGAGAAGCGGAAGACGGCGCCGCGAACCACCTTGCATTGATCACCCAGCAGGCCGACGTCCTCAGCCTTTTGAAAACCGTCCTCGCTGAGGCCAGTCGGGAGGCCACGCACCAGTATCTCGGCCCGGTCACGCAGCGGGTAACACCCTATATTGACCGCCTGCTCCCTGGCGCGACTTTGGAGATGTCGGACGCTATGGCCGCTGGATCGGTCAGCCGTCTAGGCCGCCTGGAGCCCGCTGAGGATCTCAGCCGCGGGACCCAGGAGCAGTTGGCGGTATTAACGCGGATCGCCTTCGCCGACCTACTTCTCGAAAAGGGCCGTCCGGTCTCTCTCGTACTCGACGACGCGCTGGTCTATTCCGACGATGGGCGACTGGAAACCATGACCGATATCCTGAGCGAAGTGGCTGAACGCATGCAGGTGATCATCCTCACCTGCCGCAAGCGCGCCTTCATGCATTTGGAAGCGAACCGCGTATCATTGATCGAGGTCGATTTGTCAGCGCGGCGCTGA